In Thermoanaerobacterium xylanolyticum LX-11, the genomic window TAACTATAGTATAAATAATCGTATTCCTAACTGCATCCATGAAACCAATTCTTAATGTACTAGACGGATCAAATAATATTGTATAAAAATTTTTTAATCCAATAAAAGGAGCATGTAAAAATTTTAATAGTGTATACTGATTTAAGTTTAGCAAAGAAATATATAATCCTTCTACCATCGGAATAAAATGTATCATAAGCATAGCGATAATAGCAGGTAAAATTAGTAAATAAGCCAGTTTATTCTTTTTGAAATTTTGTTTAATATACTCCAAATTATTCAACTCCTTTACAACAGGAGTATTATTGCAATCAGCAATAATACTCCCTAAAAATTTTTATTATTTTGCTTGTTGCAATACTCCGTCTACCTCTTCAGCAGCTTTATTCATTTCATCAGCTATCATATTCTGATTAAATGGTCCCTTTACACCAGCTACATCGTCCCACACATTGCCTAAATGTGTTAGTAAAATATTTTCTATTTGTCCCCATGCAGGTACTGCAGGATAAGAACGACCATATTGAGCAATCTCTTTAAATACCGCCATATTAGGATCTGATGTTATATAAGGATCATCAAGCGCTTCTTTCAAAGCAGGAAGCATACCTGTTACTTTTGCATAATTTACTTGTGCATCTTTTGTTACAAGATATTTAACCAAATCGTAAGCTTCTTTTTTATGTGTCGATGCTTTAAATATTGCCAGATCGCTACCGCCAAAGAAAGAATATCTCCCAGCAGGCCCTTCTGGCAAATTAGCAACTGCATAATTTTTAGCTGCTATAGTATCTGCTAATCCACCTTTATCAGCCGGCGTTGAAAAATTCTTAACTAACCAAGGACCTGAAAAGGTTATTGCAAATTGTCCTTTTGCAAAAAGGCTTTCAACATCAGCACTATTTTTCTCAAGTACAGCTTTAGGCACTAATCCTTGTAGCGCAAGACCTGTGTAAAAATCTATTCCCTTCAAAGCTGCTTGGCTATTAAACACAGCATGTTTATTGTCAGGCGATAAATAATCCCCACCTGCGCCCCATATCCATGCAGCAAAATTATGCACTACATTCCAGTCATTTTTACCAGGTATACCTATAGCAGCTATCTTTTGACCATTAATGTCCATATTGTTAATCTTTTTAGCAGCATCTAAAAAAGAATCCCATGTTGCAAAAGCTTGTTTCGGATCTATTCCAGCTTTTTCAAATACATCTGTCCTATAAAATATCCCCCTCGTATCGACGAACCAAGGTACTGCAGACGTTTTACCAGAATCTTTAATACCCGTTGAACTCCACGCTGCAGGTAAAAAAGCACTTGCTCCGCCTAAATCAGAAACTTTATCTGTCAAATCTTCAAGTGCACCCATTGAAGCGATAGCAGGAACCCACGTCGTACCAAGCTGCAAAACATCAGGCCCTATGCCACTTGTTGCTGCCGTAGTAATTTTTGTCCATGCGGATCCCCAATCTATAACTGTCACTTTTATGTTGATATTAGGATGAGCATCTGTAAATGGTTTTACGACGTTTAAAAAGTCACTAGCACTTTGAGCACTATTAGGCATAATCCATACTTGTAAAGTAACTTTTTCAGATGATGTGCTTTTAGATTGATCATTATTGCTGCTGGTGGTTTTTGTTGATGAATTACCACAGCCAGCTAAACTTCCTAATGCCAGCATTAATACTAGCAACATAGCAATAACTTTTTTGTTCATGCAAATAACCCCCTCAAAATATATTAACACGTGTTAATAATTATTTATAATAAAGGTAATACCTTTATTATGCATATTTAGACAAAAATCTGCTTAAAATTAGTTTAAAATCACTTAAAGCCATTAATAATTATATGTATTAACAATATATAATAATACGCAACATTCGATTTATTTTTATTGTTTGTAAACACGTGTTTATTTTAAATGTTTACAAACTTTTCACTTTTATTATACAATATATTTTTTGCATTGTCAATAGTAAACATCAAACCCAAACTAATCAATAATTTTTTTGCACGAATCTCTTTCTATCAATTTTGCTGATACAAGAAATTTTGCCACAATGCTTGATTCACCTTCAATCGATTTAACTAAATTCTCTACACATAACTCTGCCATTTGCAATAGTGAAACACTCATTGTTGTTAATGATGGCTTTACATATCGAGATATAGTAATATCATCAAACCCAATAATCGAAACATCTTCAGGTACAGCATATTCTAATTCTTGAAGTGCTTGCATAGCACCTATTGCCATTTGGTCATTTGCCGCAAAAATTGCAGTTGGTTTTACTTTTTTAAACAATTTATGTATTGCGTTATATCCACTTTCTTCAACAAAATTACCTTTCACAATATAGTGTGCATCGTAAGTAATATCAGCTTCTTTTAATGCTTTTTTATATCCTTCTAATCGTGCAAAGCCTGACAGTTTATCCAAATCGCCTGTTATATGAGCAATTTCTTTATGTCCTAAGTTTATGAGATATTTGGTCGCTTCATAAGATCCATTTAAGTTGTCCATATTTACAATAATACTTTTATTGAATACTTCATCTTCTTCTTTTATTTCTTGATCTACAATTGCTATCTTGAATCCTTCCTCGATAAGACTTTTTATTTCAGGATCACTATTTCTCACACCAACAAATATAGCACCACTGATAGTTTTGTTATAAAAAATCTCCTTTACTTTTTTATAATCCTTAACTTTAAAAACCGTTGTTATAAGAACATTATAGCCAATTCTATTTGCAAAATCTACTACTGCAGTAGTAAACGGTCCAAAATATACGTTATCGTATATTCTATGTATTTCTGAATCTTTTTTTATATCAACTATGACAAGGCCTATTGTTTTAGATGTTTTGCCCCTCAACATTCTTGCTGATGCGTGTGGAACATAATTGTATTCTTTAATAACTTTTAATACTTTTTCTCTTGTATCAGGAGGTACATTTGGGTAATTATTTATTACTCTTGAAACAGTACTGCGTGAAACACCTGCAATTTTTGCTATTTCTTTGCTATTCATATTTATTTCTCCTCTAAAAATCAATAAAATTATAAACTCGTGTTTATATTTTATTATAACACAAATTCTATTTAATAAAAAGCATCTCCATTATTATCTATTAAGAATGTATAAATAGCAACTGCCAACAGCTTCTTACGAAGTGTTGGCAGTTGAAATGATTATATGTTTCCGCTTTTCTCTAATAAGCCGTATATGATAGCTGCTGCTTCTGCTCTCGTAGCTACACCTTTAGGTGCAAATACATTGTTAGGTTCTCCATTTACTATTCCTAATTTCGCTGCATTTGCTACTACATTCCTTGCCCAGTCGCTTATGGATTTGTCATCGCTAAATGATGTAGCACCTATGTTTTCTTCTTTGTACTGTGTCAGCATCTCGTATGCTCTCATTGCTATTGCTGTCATCTCTTCTCTTGTTATATTGTCATTGGGCCTTGCGTTCTTTCCGTCACCTTCTATTATTCCTGCTTTGTATGCTGCTTCTATTGCGTTTGCATACCAGTCTCCGCTCTTAACATCACTAAATTCTCCATTGTATGTTTCTTCTTTTATGTTTAAAAGCCTCAGTATCATTGCTGTGAATTCTGCTCTCGTCACTGTCTTATTGGGTTCATACTGAGTGTCTGTCATTCCTTCTACTATATGCCTTGATGCTAATACTTCTATTACGTCTTTCGCCCAATTGTCTTTTATGTCATTAAACGTCTTGTCGTACTCAAATGCTGCATATTGCGAGAAGTGCGTCGCATTGAATGTTATTGTTCTAGATGACACGTCTACTTTTCCACCCACGTATTCCCATTGATTTGTCGTTGGGTTGTAGTAGTAAACTGCTACTTTTCTTGGATCGTTAGCTTTTGATATATTTAATGTTACTTCTACTGGTTTTGCCAATGCTACATTTCCACTGCTATTACCTATTGTTATGTCTACTACATTAGAAAGCGGCATATAGTTTGTTACATTAGGCTTTCCATTGTCTTTTATAGATACATTGACGCCGTTTTGTATCTGGTTTTGGTTAAGTGCATCTTTTGTAAGTGCTATTGATGCGTTATCTGATTTTATGACGATGTCTTTGCCGTTAGCAGCACTTGTATCTAAAATGTCTTTGGAAATCTGCACGACTTTTTGCTGTCCTTGGCCTATTGTAGTTATGTCAAATACTACTTTCTTGTCTTTTGAATTTATTATCAGGTCTTTAGCTTTTCCTGCATCAAGCGTCAATGTAATAATGTTACCATTCTTATTGACTGCTCCAATTGTATTGTTTGTATTGTTTGTATTGTTTGTATTGTTTGTATTGCTGCTATTGACGCTTGTAGTACTTGTTGTGCTTGTACTTGTGCTTTCAGTGTTATTATTCCCTGCACTGCTTGAATTACTTCCACTACCATCACTATTATTTTCTGGTTTTGTTTCTGCATTTGGATCAACCACTTCAATTTGTATTTCATCAAAATATAAATCAGAAGGCACTATATTATATCCATCTACTTTCCCAATCTCAAATACAAGTTTTGCATTTGTATCTGTAGAATTATCCATTTTAAAGGTTACTTCATACTCTTTTGTATCTTTTGTTATGTCAAAGGTCTTTTTAGGCATATATTCTATAAACCATGGATCCGAATTAAGTGGTTTACCTATCACAACATTTATCTTTCTATCTTCATTCGCTCTTCCTTTAAAGGAAATTTTATAAGTTTTCCCATCTATAAGGGTAATTCCTTCCCTGTATATCTGAGGATCCCAAGAGTCATTTCCTATAGATGTAACATGAACCTTTAATTCTCCGTTTTCTATTGTCATTTGTGCATTGTTCCCTGCTGATGCTGAAGACCAGTATTTCCAATAATTTAATGCAGAATTGTCATTAAATTGTCCTTCAGGTAGCAATTTGTCACCTATTTTTTGTGCTGGTGTCTCTGTCTCTGATTGAATTTCATTAGAAATTTCCTCAGGCACATCGCTCTCAAAATAACCGTTATTCTCCGAAACCTCAGCTATCGATATATTGTCCATTGTAACAACATGACTCATATTAGTTGGATTTTTGCCACCTGGCTCCATGTTGCCTAAACCTATAACTAAGTCTATGTCTGACCTCGTAGAATCCATCTCAAAATCAAATGTGTAATTTTTCATTGTTGTAGTTAAAGGAATATATTTTTCTAAATGTCCGAAATATCCACTGTCTTCAATTTTTATAAATATATCACGAGGCTCTGTAGATTTAGCATCAAAAGATACTCTGTAAATTTTACCACTTTCTAATTCCATAGGTGCCTGTTTTATTTGAATGCTCCAAAACTGATTTCCGATATTATTAATCTCTGCCTTTAATTGGCCTGATGATGTTGTTATATTCCCCGTTCCACCTTCACCAATCCAATTTGTCCATTCATTTAAATCATCAGAAAAATCTCCATTTTTTATTAAATTAGGCGATATTTCAATATAAGCTAATTCTATATTTTCAGCATTTATTTCAATATTATTATTACCTTCATTTAAATACACTTGTTTTGTCACTATGGCAGCTTTATCGTTAGTAATATATGTGGGAATTTCATAAGTTTTATCAGATACAATAAGTTTAAGACTGCTATTTTCTTGTGCTTTCATTAACTTAAATGAAACTACATAGTTGCTGTTTTTTGGTATATTTACATCAAATTTTGCTTTACCATTCTGTGTAAAACCAACCATTTCGTTTCCAATTTGCGCATTTTCAAGATCATAAAATTGATCTGGAAAAACAGTCACAAAGCTTGAAGGTGATACTTCTTTCATAGAAATATTATCAAGTCCTATGTTGACATTGGATCCTCCAAATTCAATTACAAACTTAGGTTTACAACCATTAGAAAAACTTTTATTAGTTGTAAGGTTAATCCTATAATCATCCCAGTCAGATGAAAGTTTTAAAACTTTTACATCTGATATTGGATTATAATCTTGGTCAGACAAATATACTTTTATTTCTCTCGGTGAATCAAAAGCTTTTGCTTTTAAATCTAAAAGGTAAGTAGAGCTACTTTTTACTTTTAAGTTTGATTGTACTAATTTTATATCTGCAAAGTCTTTACCACCATCTGTAATTACTGATTTGAAGTACCTATCATCAGGTAATGAACCTATTTCATAAGAAGCACCAGTATTTTCTAAATTTATAAATTCCCAGGCTGCAAACCTGTCATCTCCTTGATCAAAAGTTCCATTATATATTAGATTTCCATTAGGAAGTGGTTCTTTAATAGCATTAGGATCCAAGAAATTATACTCTTCTAATCTCACATTATTTATATAAACAGGTAACGTACTCAAACCTACATTAAATTCTAATCGCGAATTTACATAGGTATCATTTTGCATTGTAAACAAATAAGAATAATTCTTCCAATTGCTATCTAATGTGAAAGTTTGTAGAGCATAGTCTATCCATGTATTACCATCATCCCCACCTCCACTTGATAGTTTGGTTTCAATCGTACGCTGTCCATCACTTTTTGCATCAAACGAAAGCTTATATGTCTTACCCCTTATTAGACAAATAGGTCTTTGCATAAGCTGAACAGAATAAGTCTGACTACCACCATTTGTAATATTTATTTTTACACCTTGCCCTGTATTTTCAATAGTCCCATTACCACCAAATTGATCTAAATGTACAAACTGCCAATAGCTTGTATTAGGAACACTAGGTATTCCATATACATTATCAACAGTGGTGTTAAAACTCCCATTATAAATGAGGTTGCCATCATTTAATGGAGGTCGTGCATTCTCTGGATATGTTGCACTTGTATCAGATACTGGCTTTACAGCCTCTTTATACGCATCTTTTTGGTATACTTTTACATATTCAACTTCCATTTTTTGAGGAAAATAGTTAGCATCATTTGGAGGGTATCCCGGCCAATTACCTCCAACTGCCGCATTCAGTATTAAATAAAAATTTCTATCAAACGGAGCAGGATACGTATAGTCAAAAGCCTCATTCATTGAACGCGAAAACCAATCACTCGTTTGATAATACAAAACATCGTCAACATACCATCTAATTTCTCCTGGTTCCCATTCAAGTGCAAAAACATGGAAATCATCAGAAAATTTTTTACCATCTGGCAATGCATAATTTCCTCCACGATAAGTATGTGGATCACCATAATGAATAGTTCCGTATACTTTATTAGGTTCGTTTCCTAACAATTCCATTATATCTATTTCACCACAAGCAGGCCATCCCCCATATAGGTTCATGTCTTCTGGCATCATCCAAATAGCTGGCCACATGCCCTGCCCTTCAGGAAGTTTCGCCTTTACTTCTACTCTTCCATAAGTAAATGAAAACTTTCCTTGCGTCGTAAGTTTTGCCGAAGTATAAGGACTACCATTATAATTTTCTTTTCTTGCTTCAATAACTAATTTACCATTCTCAATTCTTGCATTATCAGGTCTATCAGTGTAATACTGCAATTCGTTATTTCCATATCCACCAGCGCCAATTGTAAAATTCCACTTGCTAGTATCTATGCTAGTATCTTTGCTAAAATCATCTTCCCATATAAGCTTCCATGTATCCTCTGTATTTTGATTATTAGGTATAGTATCAGCCATAGCAATTCTCGGCAAAAATGATATTATTAATACAAATACCATAAACACAGAGAACACTTTTTCTATACTTAATTTCATTTCTCAAATCCCCTTTTCTAAAATTATTTATCTTAATGATATTATTAAAAATAATTTATGACACTTTATTCATCTTCCTAAAACAGACTCCATTGATGCAGCTGTTATCACCGAATGTGCTAGGTTTGGGCAGTCAAGCCAACTCATCTACCAGGCTTGAGGTACACTGCATTTCAAAGATTAACTCGCATGCGATCATATTGTCTGCGGTTTGATCCGTGAAAAAATCGCACCATAAGCCTTATTATACGAGTTCTTAACCTATCCTTTATATTTTTTTCTCTTAATAACGTGCTTGGTAAAATTTTCTTAGCTATCATTGAATTTTTACTCCTGCTGATATTGCTTCCATGCCTCTTGTTGACCTCATAAACTTTAATGTGAAAATTGGCAATAGCGGACTCTCAAATACCATTTAATCGCCAAGACTTTAAAAGCGTTCTAACTAAGCTTACAGACTTCATCCTGATTTCGTTGAAGCAAACCATTTAGCCCTATTATCCTCGGCATTGGGGATTTTATTGCTGCTGGTATCATCGCTGAAATTGGAGATATCAAAAAGTTTAATATTGAAGCCGCTATTGCCAAATATGCCGACCTCATCTGGATATAAATATTAGTCTGGTAATTCCGATGCACTGTATACTTCTTTAGTTAAATGTTGTGATAAATACCTACAATACTATCTTATTGAAGCCACTAACTGTATTATGAGCAGGCAGTGAGATTTAAAGAGTACTACAACAAGAAGCATTGCCAGATACCTAAACACCACATAAACGTGCCCTATCGTAACTGTTAGAAAATTAATCCCTGTGATATTTACAATAGTATATAGGAGGAAGAAAACCCATCTTGACATTTTTGAATACTTATATTATTGCCCTAACTTTTTCAGTTTTTCTTCATATTTCATTTGCTGATATTTAAGAACCTTTTCATACCCATATTCCTCACGTTTTTTGAGAAAATTATTAAAAATTTTATCAAATTCTTCATCAGATCTTGCTAACAATAATTTAGGTAAAGTTTGACCCCACAATTGCGCAATTTTATTTGCTGCGACTCCTTCATCTGAGCTTCCAGTTGGACTTATTCGTCAAATGCAGCAAAGCTTACGGTCTTACCTTTTGTCCAATCTTCAAGTTGTTTAAAAGGCTCAGCTGTAGGTGGAACCCATTGCAGCATCATATTTGTATCCATTAGCATCCAATATTTAAAAGCTGCACCATATTTTTGATCGAATTGAGCACGATCTTTATTTAATAAATTAAGCACTTCTGGTTTAAACTGATCCTTTCCGTCAATAGTATCCCATGTTTGTCCTTTTATACCAAGGTAAAGATCTCTTTGTCCTTCTTCACTGACTAAATAACTTAAGAATCTAATTGCTCTAGCAGGATCTTTAACATTTTTCGAAATTAATGTTACTGTCCATCCAGATATTGAATCACCAGCTAATGTTGGAGGATCTAACTTAGAATTTGCTGGCCCATCAACTGCAATATAAATTTTATTTGGATCTTTGCTATACAGCGCTTGTTCCTGTTGAGTAAAATCACTTCTTTGATAAAGCATAGCAAAATAGCGTCCTTGAGCTATTTTTTCTTTTATCTGAGGATCTTTATCGATAAAGATATCTTTTGAGAGAAGACCCATTTCACTAGCCTTTCTTAATGTCTTTAACCATCTTATATATTCTGGATCAGTATAGCGATCATATAATTTCCCATCTTTAACCATAGGAATCGCTAAAAAGTTTTGTAAATAGCTTTCTAATGAATAATTACCTGTATCAGTAAATTCATGCAATCCCAGAGGAATTAAAGGTTGGCCATCAAACGTAGGAAACTTCTCCTTAGCTGCTTTCAACGCATTAAGAAATCCTTCCGGTGTACGCATATCTGGGCTTCCAATTGCTTCATAAATATCTTTTCTAACCACAAAAGTTTGGTTAGATGGTTTTAAATCTTTGTATTTGGCAAAATCCTTAGGTGAAGAAGAAGCATTAGGATATTTACAAACATTTCTATCGTCCTGTTTATACCATGCTAATTTTTCTGGATCTGCTACCTTAAAAAAATATATATCATATTTTTCAGCTAGCTTATTTAATGGTAAAACTAATTGTCCTTCTATCATCTTCTTTACAGCATCTTCCCACCAACCTAAAGTGATAAAATCTGGTAATTGTCCAGAAGCAATCATTGTATTCAATTTTTCTTGTTCATTACCTGCCGGAACTATAAAATTAATGTTTACACCTGTTTTCTTAGTTACATATTTTGAAACAGCATCTTCACCCCATTTTGCATTAAACCACGAAAAATTTACATACCAATCGAAAGTAATAGGTGAAGTATCCAATTTCCAGCCAGGCTCATCCTTAATTGCAGTTTTTTGGTCCGTTTTTTGAGTTTCAGTAGCTTTATTGGATTGTTCATTTGTAGATACACTTCTGCTGCTACACCCGGTAAATGAAGTCAATAAAAGCGAAAAAAGTATCAGAAACACTAAAATTTTGACTGAATTTTTTTGCCATTATCTCTTCCTCCTTCTTAATAATGAATATTCTCGGCAACTTCTGTTGCCTGATATATCTGAATTTCAGGAGACATATTTTAAATTTATCCCCCAAAATTTCATTCTGAAATCCTTTTCCGATTTCCAATTCATTTACATCTTTATTTACATTGTAAAATTTTTTCTTTATATTTCCCTTTATTTAACATATATGGTTACATTCTATCTTGACTTTTTTAAATCGCCCCAATAATCGAAATGGATGGTGTTTTTACCATACTACTTGTTATTGAGGTGATTTTATGTTGGGCGCATGGCGTTCGCATCCTGATTATAAGTCTTTCCTTGTCGAAAATATTCAACCCATTTATGCTTCAGATAAAAATCGTGTCATTCAATTTTCTGAAGCTTTATCTAAACTCTATAATTTAGATCTTGATGTTCTTAAACCTGTACTGGAACCTTATTACTCTAATACTGGTTCTCCAGCCAAAAATCAGCCTGAAGTTTTTCGGTCTTTTGTACTTATGTCTCTTCTTAAATGTCACAGTATTACTAAATGGGTTTACATGCTTCATCATGATTACCTTTTGTGTTACATGATTGGCGTGTCTCCTGATAATATTCCTGGTGTCGGTACTCATTATGACTTGATTAACAGGTTATGGCTTGAGGATCCTGATATTGAAAAAGACCGACAGGATTCTCTCCATCCTTTTAAACGCAAACCACGTAAAAAACTTGCTAAAAATCAGAAGCTTCCACCACGCCACCCTGGTATTATACAGAAATTTGTTGATTTGGCTTTACAGGGTAAAATTTTTGAGTCAAGACCTGAGAAAGCTTCTTCAACAAATTTTTGCCGATGTTGCTGTTAGGCCTTCCGCCAATGATGGCATCCTCGGTGATATTGAAAAACTTACTATCTCCGGTGACGGTACTTGCATTAAAACCGGCGGAAGTCCTTTCGGTATTAGAACTTGTGATTGTGCTAATAAGGGTATATTTAATTGTGACTGCCATCGCAAGTTCTCTGACCCCGATGCTCGCTATGGTTGGGATAGTTATCATGAGACATGGTTTTATGGTTATTCTGGTTATTTTTTAGTGACATACAACGAAGAGCTTAAATCTGATATTCCGATTTATCTTCGCTTGGTTGAGGCTCCTCGTTATGATGGTGTTACTGCTATTATTGCTTTGTCTGAAGCAAGGGCTTTGTATCCTGATTTCGTTTTTGATAAATTTATTGGTGATTGTGCTCATGATAATTACCCTACTTATCATCTTCTTAATAAGTGGAATATTAAACCTGTAATTCCGCTTAATAAGAAGAATAAAAACAACAGCAAGTACCAAGGTACTATTAAAATCAATGAAAATGGTATTCCTGTCTGTATGGCAGGATTATCTATGGTTTACAATGGTTTTATGAAAGACCGTAACAGAATTAAATGGCGCTGTCCTTTTGCGACTGGTAAAGTTGATTCATGTAATTGTAAAGATAAGTGCTCCTCTTCTGATTATGGTAGAACCGTTTATACGAAGCCTTCATCTGATCCTCGCTTGTTTACCGTCATTCCACGTGGTTCTGATGAATGGAAAAGCGAGATGAAAAAGCGAACTTCTTCTGAGCGTGTTAACAAAAGGCTTCTTAATGACTATGAGTTGGAGCTATCTAAAACCAGAGGCAAAAAGCGTTGGTCTTTCTGGATTATGATACATTCTATTAATATCCATCTTGATGCTAGATTGAAAAAATCTAAGTTTGATTTTATTTCTATGCTTGATGGATTATTAGGTAGAGCAGCATAAATATTGAGATTCCATATACTGTTAATTTTTAAACCTATTTTATTAGGCTTTATTTCTTATACTCTTTTTTAAAATTGATTTTCATTATTTTACATTTTCTTTCCTCTTTTCAGTATTTTATCGCAAAGGCTTTGTTATTTTCTGTATCTAATTTCTAATTTATGCCATAGTATGACGCTGGAAATTAGTTTCCGAAATCACTCAAAAAATGAAATGTAATTCTTATTACATCCTTGTCTATTATATTATCGTTTTATGAACACGTGTTTACAAAACGATAACATAATGTTGCCTTTGCATAAGTCGACAAGTTTTTAATTATTTTTATGTTTTTTTAAATCGTCAGACATATTATAAATAAAATCAAGTAGCAGTTTAATAATTATTATTCATCGTTCTTTTACACAACCGTATGTACCGTTGCTAACTTCTCAAGGTTCAGCAATACATCGTTGTATGCGTTGTCATTTCAGAGTTCACTTTTAATGACTTGTCCTTGAGACCTTCCCGTGTAAGAACGATAACCTTCATAATCATATATCTTAAAGTTGACTGTATAGGGTTCGGATAGTGTTTGACTCCGTTTTGTATTGCAAATTCATCAGCCACAATTAGGCCTCTTATATGTTTCGTATTTTTCAGACTGAGATTTTGTCAACCGCTTCTTTCAGATTCCACCTCACGATTGAACACCCTTGCGGTTCAGCTAGCGGTTCATGTAGCCTTGCACGCATCGGACTTTTATGCCAAGTTATCTTCCATACCACGAGTATAATAAACACGTGTTTATATTTAACTAGCTTAATTTAGATTATATAATATATTTTTTTTATTGTCAATAATATTTTTTTATTATATACTCGTGTAATATAATTTCGAAATTACCAACATAACCATTTTAATAATGGCTGATTTATTCTTAGAAATAGTATCCATAAATCGTTTTATAACATTACTAATTTCCTTTCTAATTTTATAAAAAGTATTATATATGACAGTTTCCTTCAACCATTGTCCAAAATCATCTTTATTTTCTTGCCAGGATAGGCTTCCACAACCTTTCTTAAAAAGTCCAAAAATGATTGTGCATCCAACGTCTCAGTTTCGGAATATATAATATCCCCTGTAAAATAGTCAATGACTCCAAATATTCCGACTCCTATGTGATGCCCATATGTCTTAACAATTCTCTGACGCCCTTTTAAAAACCAAGTAGCTGTAATGGCTTGATAATCCCTGATTTTACATTCATCTTCGAAAAGAATTACTTCATCTCTTTTAATGTTTTTTTTATATCTTCAAACTTTTCCTCAAATTTTTTCTGCTCTTCTTCGTCTGCTTTCATCAAAACATATGTGGGCCTGGTATAGGTAAAACCCATCCGCTTCATCAATCGTCTAATGCTTGAGGCTTCAATATTAATATTATAAACATCTTTTACATATTGAGCGATAATTCTTGAATTCCAGTTTACATTCACAGCATACCCGATTTCACTTGGTGTCTTTAAAATTACTTCCTTT contains:
- a CDS encoding sugar ABC transporter substrate-binding protein translates to MNKKVIAMLLVLMLALGSLAGCGNSSTKTTSSNNDQSKSTSSEKVTLQVWIMPNSAQSASDFLNVVKPFTDAHPNINIKVTVIDWGSAWTKITTAATSGIGPDVLQLGTTWVPAIASMGALEDLTDKVSDLGGASAFLPAAWSSTGIKDSGKTSAVPWFVDTRGIFYRTDVFEKAGIDPKQAFATWDSFLDAAKKINNMDINGQKIAAIGIPGKNDWNVVHNFAAWIWGAGGDYLSPDNKHAVFNSQAALKGIDFYTGLALQGLVPKAVLEKNSADVESLFAKGQFAITFSGPWLVKNFSTPADKGGLADTIAAKNYAVANLPEGPAGRYSFFGGSDLAIFKASTHKKEAYDLVKYLVTKDAQVNYAKVTGMLPALKEALDDPYITSDPNMAVFKEIAQYGRSYPAVPAWGQIENILLTHLGNVWDDVAGVKGPFNQNMIADEMNKAAEEVDGVLQQAK
- a CDS encoding LacI family DNA-binding transcriptional regulator, with the protein product MNMNSKEIAKIAGVSRSTVSRVINNYPNVPPDTREKVLKVIKEYNYVPHASARMLRGKTSKTIGLVIVDIKKDSEIHRIYDNVYFGPFTTAVVDFANRIGYNVLITTVFKVKDYKKVKEIFYNKTISGAIFVGVRNSDPEIKSLIEEGFKIAIVDQEIKEEDEVFNKSIIVNMDNLNGSYEATKYLINLGHKEIAHITGDLDKLSGFARLEGYKKALKEADITYDAHYIVKGNFVEESGYNAIHKLFKKVKPTAIFAANDQMAIGAMQALQELEYAVPEDVSIIGFDDITISRYVKPSLTTMSVSLLQMAELCVENLVKSIEGESSIVAKFLVSAKLIERDSCKKIID
- a CDS encoding carbohydrate binding domain-containing protein; this translates as MKLSIEKVFSVFMVFVLIISFLPRIAMADTIPNNQNTEDTWKLIWEDDFSKDTSIDTSKWNFTIGAGGYGNNELQYYTDRPDNARIENGKLVIEARKENYNGSPYTSAKLTTQGKFSFTYGRVEVKAKLPEGQGMWPAIWMMPEDMNLYGGWPACGEIDIMELLGNEPNKVYGTIHYGDPHTYRGGNYALPDGKKFSDDFHVFALEWEPGEIRWYVDDVLYYQTSDWFSRSMNEAFDYTYPAPFDRNFYLILNAAVGGNWPGYPPNDANYFPQKMEVEYVKVYQKDAYKEAVKPVSDTSATYPENARPPLNDGNLIYNGSFNTTVDNVYGIPSVPNTSYWQFVHLDQFGGNGTIENTGQGVKINITNGGSQTYSVQLMQRPICLIRGKTYKLSFDAKSDGQRTIETKLSSGGGDDGNTWIDYALQTFTLDSNWKNYSYLFTMQNDTYVNSRLEFNVGLSTLPVYINNVRLEEYNFLDPNAIKEPLPNGNLIYNGTFDQGDDRFAAWEFINLENTGASYEIGSLPDDRYFKSVITDGGKDFADIKLVQSNLKVKSSSTYLLDLKAKAFDSPREIKVYLSDQDYNPISDVKVLKLSSDWDDYRINLTTNKSFSNGCKPKFVIEFGGSNVNIGLDNISMKEVSPSSFVTVFPDQFYDLENAQIGNEMVGFTQNGKAKFDVNIPKNSNYVVSFKLMKAQENSSLKLIVSDKTYEIPTYITNDKAAIVTKQVYLNEGNNNIEINAENIELAYIEISPNLIKNGDFSDDLNEWTNWIGEGGTGNITTSSGQLKAEINNIGNQFWSIQIKQAPMELESGKIYRVSFDAKSTEPRDIFIKIEDSGYFGHLEKYIPLTTTMKNYTFDFEMDSTRSDIDLVIGLGNMEPGGKNPTNMSHVVTMDNISIAEVSENNGYFESDVPEEISNEIQSETETPAQKIGDKLLPEGQFNDNSALNYWKYWSSASAGNNAQMTIENGELKVHVTSIGNDSWDPQIYREGITLIDGKTYKISFKGRANEDRKINVVIGKPLNSDPWFIEYMPKKTFDITKDTKEYEVTFKMDNSTDTNAKLVFEIGKVDGYNIVPSDLYFDEIQIEVVDPNAETKPENNSDGSGSNSSSAGNNNTESTSTSTTSTTSVNSSNTNNTNNTNNTNNTIGAVNKNGNIITLTLDAGKAKDLIINSKDKKVVFDITTIGQGQQKVVQISKDILDTSAANGKDIVIKSDNASIALTKDALNQNQIQNGVNVSIKDNGKPNVTNYMPLSNVVDITIGNSSGNVALAKPVEVTLNISKANDPRKVAVYYYNPTTNQWEYVGGKVDVSSRTITFNATHFSQYAAFEYDKTFNDIKDNWAKDVIEVLASRHIVEGMTDTQYEPNKTVTRAEFTAMILRLLNIKEETYNGEFSDVKSGDWYANAIEAAYKAGIIEGDGKNARPNDNITREEMTAIAMRAYEMLTQYKEENIGATSFSDDKSISDWARNVVANAAKLGIVNGEPNNVFAPKGVATRAEAAAIIYGLLEKSGNI